A single region of the Acidobacteriota bacterium genome encodes:
- a CDS encoding membrane or secreted protein, protein MIHQLFLAVLFTFNPPADPADLTGAWQSVDDSGNISTLIMTDGHFSVAVYKTDPNEFVSTRGGKWTMAREGVAETTYEYHTADPEMVGTTHEVPFSIRGDELMTRDVRWTRIDDGTPGDLEGAWLITGQKRDGEIRTRTPGARRTMKILSGTRFQWIAFNVDTKEFFGTGGGTYTTENGRYVENIEFFSRDNARAGMSLEFGYDLVDGVWHHEGKSTAGNPMYELWTPRSVLGI, encoded by the coding sequence ATGATTCATCAGCTCTTTCTCGCGGTACTTTTCACCTTCAACCCCCCCGCCGACCCGGCCGACCTCACCGGTGCATGGCAGTCGGTCGACGATTCGGGAAACATCTCGACGCTCATCATGACCGACGGTCATTTCTCGGTCGCGGTTTACAAAACTGACCCGAACGAGTTCGTCTCGACGCGCGGAGGAAAATGGACGATGGCACGAGAGGGCGTCGCCGAGACAACTTACGAGTACCACACGGCAGATCCGGAGATGGTCGGTACGACACATGAGGTTCCGTTCAGCATCCGCGGGGACGAGCTCATGACCCGGGATGTCCGCTGGACCCGGATCGATGATGGCACGCCCGGCGACCTCGAAGGCGCATGGCTGATCACCGGTCAGAAACGCGACGGGGAGATCAGAACGCGCACCCCAGGCGCGCGCCGCACGATGAAGATCCTATCGGGGACGCGGTTCCAGTGGATCGCGTTCAACGTCGACACGAAGGAGTTCTTCGGTACGGGCGGCGGAACCTACACGACCGAGAACGGCCGCTACGTCGAGAACATCGAGTTCTTTTCGCGCGACAATGCGAGGGCCGGAATGAGCCTCGAGTTCGGCTACGACCTCGTCGACGGCGTCTGGCACCACGAGGGAAAGAGCACCGCGGGCAATCCGATGTACGAGCTGTGGACGCCCCGATCGGTCCTCGGAATCTGA
- a CDS encoding VOC family protein, with protein MSSRVGTIGWLDITVDNADGLRDFYQSVVGWTPEALSMGDYSDYVMKSEAGAVAGVCHRRGANADLPKGWLPYIVVENLDESLETCQKRGGRIRSDPRQMGEMGRYAMIEDPSGGVVALWEDAKKEE; from the coding sequence ATGAGCTCGAGAGTCGGCACCATCGGATGGCTGGACATCACAGTCGACAACGCGGACGGTCTCCGCGACTTCTACCAGTCGGTCGTCGGGTGGACCCCCGAGGCGCTTTCGATGGGGGACTACTCCGATTACGTGATGAAGTCGGAGGCCGGGGCAGTGGCGGGCGTCTGTCATCGGAGGGGCGCGAACGCCGACCTCCCGAAGGGGTGGCTCCCATACATCGTCGTCGAGAATCTCGACGAGAGTCTGGAGACCTGCCAGAAGCGGGGTGGCCGGATCAGAAGCGACCCGAGGCAGATGGGGGAGATGGGACGATACGCGATGATCGAGGATCCGAGCGGTGGCGTCGTCGCTCTGTGGGAAGACGCGAAGAAGGAAGAATGA
- a CDS encoding esterase: MPRSENGSDQPAHLPDRRWKEVEGLELGGRLLQRPRFRSKFLGQVRDLWVYLPPGYDDDESIRYPTLYLSDGQNLFDSRIAFGGRSWTVGETVDALVWAGTIRPPIIIGIGHAGKFRADEYTPTRDAKHGVGGGGGLYGRQVADEIKPRIDEWFRTDPSREATGIGGSSLGGLIALYIGAHWPGVFGRVLAMSPSIWWDKRHILKLIRRLPIDPRPRIWIDSGGREARGQLPDVRRLRKLLESKGWTEGVDLRHVEDPSARHEEPAWGARLPDALAFLYPPESRTSDIPSPVEEVPEAKVW, encoded by the coding sequence GTGCCGCGATCTGAGAACGGGTCGGATCAGCCGGCACATCTTCCCGACCGGAGATGGAAGGAAGTCGAAGGGCTCGAGCTCGGTGGCCGCCTCCTGCAGCGCCCACGCTTCCGATCGAAGTTTCTCGGACAGGTCCGGGATCTGTGGGTCTACCTGCCACCCGGATATGACGACGATGAATCGATCCGATACCCGACGCTCTATCTGAGTGACGGACAGAATCTGTTCGATTCGCGGATCGCATTCGGCGGGAGAAGCTGGACGGTGGGGGAGACGGTCGACGCGCTCGTGTGGGCCGGAACGATCCGACCGCCCATCATCATCGGAATCGGCCACGCGGGAAAATTCAGAGCGGACGAATACACACCGACCCGGGACGCGAAACACGGCGTGGGCGGCGGCGGAGGACTCTACGGCCGGCAGGTGGCCGACGAGATCAAGCCGCGAATCGACGAGTGGTTCCGCACCGATCCCTCGCGGGAAGCGACCGGCATCGGCGGCTCGTCGCTCGGCGGGCTCATCGCGCTCTACATCGGCGCGCACTGGCCCGGCGTCTTCGGTCGTGTTCTCGCGATGTCTCCGTCGATCTGGTGGGACAAGCGTCACATCCTGAAACTGATCCGGCGGCTTCCGATCGATCCGCGCCCGAGGATCTGGATCGATTCGGGGGGGCGGGAAGCGCGGGGCCAGCTCCCCGACGTCCGCCGCCTGCGAAAGCTGCTCGAGTCGAAGGGATGGACCGAGGGAGTCGATCTGCGTCATGTCGAAGACCCCTCGGCGCGTCATGAGGAACCAGCCTGGGGTGCGCGGCTTCCCGACGCGCTCGCCTTTCTCTATCCGCCTGAATCGCGAACGAGCGACATCCCCTCTCCGGTCGAAGAGGTGCCGGAAGCGAAGGTCTGGTAG
- a CDS encoding type II toxin-antitoxin system VapC family toxin, giving the protein MTAIVDASVLVAAVSDSGPTGEWAEDVVAGPLIAPDLALVEATNILRRFEMTGLLESLEASEAARDLLDLDIEVVPFLPFANRIWDLRRSLTAYDAWYVAIAEEMDLPLATLDGKLAAANGPTCRFVTP; this is encoded by the coding sequence GTGACCGCGATCGTCGATGCATCGGTTCTCGTCGCAGCGGTATCGGATTCCGGCCCGACGGGCGAGTGGGCCGAGGATGTCGTCGCGGGGCCGCTCATTGCTCCCGACCTTGCTCTGGTGGAAGCTACCAACATTCTCCGACGCTTCGAAATGACCGGGCTGCTCGAGTCGCTGGAGGCATCGGAGGCCGCGCGCGATCTGCTGGATCTGGACATCGAGGTCGTACCCTTCCTCCCGTTCGCAAATCGGATCTGGGATCTTCGGCGATCGCTGACGGCCTACGACGCGTGGTACGTGGCGATCGCCGAGGAGATGGATCTGCCGCTCGCGACACTCGATGGAAAACTCGCGGCGGCAAACGGGCCGACCTGCCGGTTCGTCACGCCCTGA
- a CDS encoding DUF4212 domain-containing protein: MDKRRYWRLNKLLIAGLLTVWGVVSFGFSILFAEPLSHATVGRLPMSFWWAQQGAMIVFVALIFIYAIVMDRLDARLDRPVEPPANEENVP, encoded by the coding sequence ATGGACAAGCGAAGGTACTGGAGACTCAACAAGCTTCTGATCGCCGGACTGCTCACCGTCTGGGGAGTGGTCTCGTTCGGCTTCTCGATTCTTTTCGCCGAGCCGCTGTCGCACGCGACGGTCGGCCGGCTTCCGATGAGCTTCTGGTGGGCGCAGCAGGGGGCGATGATCGTTTTCGTCGCGCTCATCTTCATCTACGCGATCGTGATGGACCGGCTCGATGCCCGGCTGGATCGCCCCGTCGAGCCGCCGGCGAACGAGGAGAACGTCCCGTGA
- a CDS encoding UDP-N-acetylmuramate dehydrogenase, whose amino-acid sequence MNPIEFTIRENVPLAPMTTLRIGGPARRYVEVSDEGDLRAALQWARDNDMKFLLLGGGSNMLVSDAGFDGLVIRIAIGGVSYERVDDRVLVIAGAGVDWDDLVAETVERDFAGFECLSGIPGCVGATPMQNVGAYGQEVSETLVEVRAIDVETLEPVSFTNEECDFGYRDSRFKGRDKGRFAITSVSYALVAGGEPTIRYPELEREAGESPTLGDVRSTVLRIRRGKGMVVDPADPDSVSAGSFFTNPILSPEDYERFVARARSVVGDDAGIPAFPGDDGSVKLSAAWLIDHAGFEKGMRYRGVGLSSKHVLAIVNRGDGTARQVRELAERIGEKVDQTFGVMLVPEPNFIGFD is encoded by the coding sequence ATGAACCCGATCGAATTCACCATTCGCGAGAACGTTCCTCTCGCTCCGATGACGACTCTGCGCATCGGTGGTCCCGCCCGGCGCTACGTCGAGGTTTCCGACGAAGGGGATCTCCGGGCCGCACTCCAGTGGGCCCGGGACAACGACATGAAGTTCCTTCTCCTCGGAGGAGGATCCAACATGCTCGTCTCCGACGCCGGATTCGACGGACTCGTCATCAGGATCGCGATCGGCGGAGTTTCCTACGAGCGCGTCGATGATCGTGTGCTCGTCATCGCCGGAGCCGGGGTCGACTGGGACGATCTCGTCGCGGAGACGGTCGAAAGAGATTTTGCGGGATTCGAGTGCCTTTCGGGCATCCCGGGCTGTGTCGGGGCGACGCCGATGCAGAATGTCGGCGCCTACGGACAGGAAGTCTCCGAAACGCTGGTCGAGGTTCGCGCGATCGACGTCGAAACGCTCGAGCCGGTCAGCTTCACGAACGAGGAGTGCGATTTCGGCTATCGCGACAGCCGGTTCAAAGGGCGCGACAAGGGGCGTTTTGCCATCACATCGGTCAGCTACGCGCTCGTCGCGGGCGGGGAACCGACGATCCGCTATCCGGAGCTGGAGAGAGAAGCGGGGGAGTCGCCGACGCTGGGGGACGTTCGCTCGACGGTGCTGAGAATTCGAAGAGGAAAGGGGATGGTCGTCGATCCCGCCGATCCCGATTCGGTCAGCGCGGGCTCGTTTTTCACGAATCCGATCCTGAGCCCGGAGGATTACGAGAGGTTCGTCGCGCGTGCCCGCTCAGTCGTCGGTGACGACGCCGGAATCCCCGCCTTTCCGGGCGACGACGGCTCGGTGAAGTTGTCGGCCGCGTGGCTGATCGACCACGCCGGCTTCGAGAAGGGGATGCGCTACCGCGGCGTCGGTCTCTCCTCGAAGCACGTACTCGCGATCGTCAACCGCGGTGACGGAACCGCCCGGCAGGTGAGGGAGCTCGCCGAGCGGATCGGGGAAAAAGTCGACCAGACATTCGGGGTGATGCTCGTCCCCGAGCCTAACTTCATTGGCTTCGACTAG
- a CDS encoding cation acetate symporter, protein MSVEVWTISLVVITFAAYLWLGWSNRVRDTRGFYVAGQGIPAVFNGAATAADWMSAASFISMAGMISFMGFDGTVYLLGWTGGYVLLALLLAPYLRRFGKFTVPDFVGDRYDSGTARVVAAIAAIFISLTYVAGQMRGVGIVFSRFLNVEIWLGVVIGMTVVAFFAILGGMKGITWTQVVQYGVLIVAYLIPAAAIAWLLTGNPIPQLSFTFSDIVPRLNDIQVDLGFAEYTQPFTTRSQMDVFCITLALMAGTAGLPHILIRFYTVPNVRAARYSAGWALLFIALLYTTAPALAAFARYNLINELHGVPIEQARSLDWVSKWETTGLLGIDDKNGNGIVEMSPDPATSELSIDRDIIVLSTPEVARLSPWVVAIVAAGGLAAALSTAAGLLLVVSSSISHDIYDRLINPGASEAQRLRVGRIMIFVAILVAGWFGINPPGFVAQVVAFAFGLAAASFFPVILLGIFDSRTNREGAIAGMVTGLVFTGGYIVMTRFFDFEPFFFGISPEGIGTIGMVINLIVTIVVSRLTPPPSEEIRQLVESVRSPS, encoded by the coding sequence GTGAGCGTCGAAGTCTGGACGATCTCGCTCGTCGTCATCACCTTCGCGGCCTACCTGTGGCTCGGGTGGTCGAACCGGGTCCGCGACACGCGCGGGTTCTATGTCGCGGGTCAGGGGATTCCGGCGGTATTCAACGGCGCGGCCACCGCTGCCGACTGGATGTCGGCCGCATCGTTCATCTCGATGGCCGGAATGATCTCGTTCATGGGCTTCGATGGGACGGTCTATCTGCTCGGATGGACGGGCGGCTACGTTCTGCTCGCGCTCCTGCTCGCACCGTATCTCCGGAGGTTCGGCAAATTCACGGTGCCGGACTTCGTCGGCGATCGCTACGATTCGGGAACCGCGCGCGTCGTCGCCGCGATCGCCGCGATCTTCATCTCCCTGACGTACGTCGCCGGTCAGATGCGCGGCGTCGGAATCGTCTTCTCCCGTTTTCTGAACGTCGAGATCTGGCTGGGTGTCGTCATCGGCATGACTGTCGTCGCCTTTTTCGCAATCCTCGGAGGAATGAAGGGAATCACCTGGACGCAGGTCGTACAGTACGGCGTGCTCATCGTCGCGTACCTGATTCCCGCGGCGGCGATCGCCTGGCTTCTGACGGGCAATCCGATTCCGCAGCTCTCCTTCACCTTCAGCGACATCGTCCCGCGGCTGAACGACATTCAGGTCGATCTCGGGTTCGCCGAGTACACGCAGCCGTTCACGACACGTTCGCAGATGGACGTCTTCTGCATCACGCTCGCGCTGATGGCCGGGACCGCGGGATTGCCGCACATTCTGATCCGCTTCTACACGGTTCCGAATGTCCGTGCGGCGCGCTATTCCGCGGGATGGGCTCTGCTGTTCATCGCGCTTCTCTACACGACCGCCCCTGCGCTCGCGGCCTTCGCGCGCTACAACCTGATCAATGAGCTCCACGGTGTGCCGATCGAGCAGGCGCGCTCGCTCGACTGGGTGTCGAAGTGGGAGACGACGGGGCTTCTCGGGATCGACGACAAGAATGGCAACGGGATCGTCGAGATGTCGCCCGATCCGGCGACGAGCGAGCTCTCGATCGATCGCGACATCATCGTCCTGTCGACACCGGAGGTGGCGCGGCTCTCGCCCTGGGTGGTCGCGATCGTGGCCGCGGGAGGGCTCGCCGCCGCGCTCTCGACCGCGGCCGGGCTGTTGCTCGTCGTCTCGAGCTCGATCTCCCACGACATCTATGATCGTCTGATCAATCCGGGCGCGAGCGAGGCGCAGCGTCTCCGAGTCGGGCGCATCATGATTTTCGTGGCGATTCTCGTAGCGGGATGGTTCGGGATCAATCCGCCGGGCTTCGTCGCCCAGGTTGTGGCGTTCGCGTTCGGCCTCGCCGCGGCGAGCTTCTTCCCCGTCATTCTCCTCGGGATCTTCGACTCCCGGACGAATCGTGAAGGAGCAATCGCGGGGATGGTCACCGGTCTCGTCTTCACGGGAGGCTACATCGTGATGACACGGTTCTTCGATTTCGAGCCGTTCTTCTTCGGAATCAGTCCGGAGGGGATCGGAACGATCGGAATGGTGATCAATCTGATCGTGACGATCGTCGTATCGAGGCTGACGCCGCCGCCCTCGGAGGAGATCCGGCAGCTGGTCGAGTCGGTGCGCTCGCCGTCTTAG